Proteins encoded together in one Mus caroli chromosome 4, CAROLI_EIJ_v1.1, whole genome shotgun sequence window:
- the LOC110293789 gene encoding Kruppel-like factor 18, whose product MTTRNGGHMTLYWSQMAGPSYSQALHPNQIITSFSEQNSFGDQQSNPAADNGFYGDQVILPNGYQAFCELQMRANCDQTNDQMKSFSGQNVCKYQESLLSGERSLSEYQTSGYRCDQDLIVNPQVTSPFGGQPLFDFQIPTSSFDTTLPGSKRTRSSAEDNLVCPLETSPSCEETFYLGQMRTSIDQDVYPSQNGTLNIEESLDSQVTSLSYQVLYVGESSYPSLSPLIQSQPPENSSASNLVQGQHPEMKLDLNPQIPMCQKNPHPLKCYSCTYEKCQKSYKRAQHLKEHMKKHTVERPYACNKPGCTWKFSCSKDLKRHKQKHSVVRPYPCPMCNKNFARLEYLKQHVRHLIEASSSTAT is encoded by the coding sequence ATGACAACCAGGAATGGAGGGCATATGACTCTCTATTGGAGTCAGATGGCAGGACCCAGTTATAGTCAGGCCCTTCATCCCAATCAAATCATAACCTCCTTTTCTGAACAGAATTCTTTTGGAGATCAGCAGAGTAACCCAGCAGCTGATAATGGATTCTATGGAGATCAAGTGATATTGCCAAATGGATACCAAGCTTTCTGTGAGCTTCAGATGAGAGCTAACTGTGACCAAACAAATGACCAAATGAAATCGTTCAGTGGTCAGAATGTCTGCAAATATCAGGAGAGTCTCCTCAGTGGTGAGCGCTCCCTCTCTGAGTATCAGACATCCGGCTACAGATGTGACCAGGATTTGATTGTGAATCCCCAGGTGACAAGTCCATTTGGTGGCCAGCCTCTCTTTGATTTTCAGATACCAACCTCCAGTTTTGACACAACTCTTCCTGGGTCTAAGAGGACAAGATCTAGTGCAGAAGACAACCTGGTTTGCCCTTTGGAGACAAGTCCCAGTTGTGAAGAGACATTCTACTTGGGTCAGATGAGGACCTCTATTGATCAAGATGTTTACCCAAGTCAGAATGGAACACTCAATATTGAAGAAAGCCTTGATTCTCAGGTGACTTCACTTAGTTACCAAGTTCTGTATGTGGGTGAATCCTCATATCCTTCACTTTCCCCTTTGATCCAAAGTCAACCTCCGGAAAACTCATCAGCTTCCAATCTAGTCCAGGGACAGCATCCAGAGATGAAGTTAGACCTCAATCCCCAGATCCCTATGTGCCAGAAGAACCCTCATCCTTTGAAATGCTACTCCTGTACCTATGAGAAATGTCAGAAATCTTACAAAAGGGCTCAACACCTCAAAGAACACATGAAGAAACACACTGTTGAAAGGCCTTATGCATGCAATAAGCCTGGGTGCACATGGAAATTCTCCTGCTCAAAAGATCTCAAGAgacacaaacaaaagcacagtGTGGTGAGGCCCTACCCATGTCCCATGTGCAACAAAAACTTTGCCAGATTGGAGTACCTTAAGCAGCACGTGAGGCACCTTATTGAAGCATCATCCTCCACTGCAACCTGA